One genomic window of Nicotiana sylvestris chromosome 10, ASM39365v2, whole genome shotgun sequence includes the following:
- the LOC138879789 gene encoding uncharacterized protein yields MASLKSAINLTLEYKLLTEKENVTKVKISISIKWSKPPSGHIKLNIDGSFKEALSLCGFGGVFRDNNGQWIVGFHGNLPETTPLQAELMALKTGLQIAIRQGFTKLEVEKTQPMLLLVWIMEW; encoded by the coding sequence ATGGCTAGCCTCAAAAGTGCGATTAATCTAACATTAGAATATAAGCTTCTAACGGAAAAGGAAAATGTTACAAAGGTAAAAATTTCAATAAGTATTAAGTGGAGTAAACCTCCTAGCGGCCATATTAAGCTCAATATTGATGGTTCCTTCAAAGAAGCCCTATCTCTTTGTGGATTTGGTGGAGTCTTCAGAGATAATAATGGCCAATGGATAGTTGGCTTCCATGGGAACCTTCCAGAAACAACACCCCTTCAGGCAGAATTAATGGCCTTGAAAACTGGTCTCCAGATTGCCATAAGACAAGGGTTCACAAAATTAGAAGTGGAAAAGACTCAACCGATGTTATTACTTGTTTGGATAATGGAATGGTAA